In Deltaproteobacteria bacterium, the following are encoded in one genomic region:
- a CDS encoding NAD(P)H-hydrate dehydratase, with amino-acid sequence MKISRVSEMRALDRTAIEKFGIIDELLMENAGGAVYFTLLKELGIRDKKFVVFCGVGNNGGDGFVVARKIHSNGGSVKVFILGDKNRFKGAAKVNLDIACRLPVEVRQIESTESIKTDVFHCDAIVDAIFGTGLTRDVGGLYRDVIKLVNESGKTTFSVDIPSGVHGDTGKIMGIAVRADYTVAFGLAKLGNMLFPGCDLCGRLYVTHISFPPSMYDTDSMKVEINHTVHIPPRDKDGHKGDFGEVLFIAGASSYFGAPFFAALSFLKAGGGYSRLAAPESMSPFIANKGSEIVFVPQKETGSGSISLENKGSLLELSDKMDMVVLGPGLSLEEETQQLVRQLAREINKPLLVDGDGITALCEDLQIIKKREAETILTPHLGEMSRITKMKVQEIDANRIDVLQRTARELNSMIVLKGAHSLIGYPDERVFINLSGNSGMATAGSGDVLTGAIAAMFGLGLSVEDAVRKGVFVHGFSGDLAARDKGEDGITAQDILDYLPLAVKMDREGLDDTFRDRYSGARII; translated from the coding sequence ATGAAGATCAGCAGGGTATCCGAGATGAGGGCGCTGGATAGGACTGCCATTGAAAAATTCGGCATCATTGATGAGCTTTTGATGGAAAACGCCGGCGGGGCGGTTTACTTCACTCTGTTGAAGGAATTAGGCATAAGAGACAAGAAGTTTGTTGTTTTCTGCGGTGTCGGCAACAACGGTGGGGACGGCTTTGTTGTTGCGAGAAAAATCCACTCAAACGGAGGATCGGTTAAGGTTTTCATCCTGGGCGACAAGAACAGGTTTAAAGGCGCGGCAAAAGTCAACCTCGACATCGCATGTCGGCTGCCGGTTGAAGTGCGGCAGATTGAATCCACGGAATCGATCAAGACGGATGTTTTCCATTGCGACGCTATTGTGGACGCAATTTTTGGCACAGGTCTCACACGGGATGTTGGGGGGCTCTATCGTGATGTGATCAAACTGGTAAATGAAAGCGGGAAAACAACCTTCAGCGTAGACATCCCATCTGGTGTCCATGGCGATACCGGCAAGATAATGGGCATAGCCGTAAGGGCCGATTACACCGTAGCCTTTGGTCTTGCCAAGCTGGGCAATATGCTTTTTCCAGGATGTGACCTGTGCGGAAGATTGTACGTCACACACATATCTTTTCCCCCGTCCATGTATGACACGGATTCCATGAAAGTGGAGATCAACCATACGGTCCATATCCCCCCCAGGGATAAAGATGGGCACAAGGGAGATTTTGGCGAAGTCCTATTCATAGCCGGCGCTTCAAGCTACTTCGGGGCCCCGTTTTTTGCGGCGCTATCTTTCTTGAAAGCAGGGGGCGGCTATTCCCGGCTAGCTGCGCCAGAATCCATGTCGCCTTTTATTGCAAATAAGGGAAGCGAGATAGTCTTTGTTCCTCAGAAAGAAACAGGATCAGGGAGCATCTCACTTGAAAATAAGGGCTCATTACTGGAACTGTCAGACAAAATGGATATGGTTGTTTTGGGTCCTGGCTTATCTCTGGAGGAGGAAACCCAACAACTGGTCAGGCAATTGGCCAGAGAAATCAATAAACCTTTGCTTGTGGACGGTGACGGCATTACGGCGCTATGTGAGGATTTGCAAATCATAAAGAAAAGGGAGGCAGAGACAATTCTTACGCCTCATCTGGGGGAGATGTCCAGAATCACGAAAATGAAGGTCCAGGAAATAGATGCCAACAGAATCGATGTCCTGCAACGGACTGCCAGGGAATTGAATTCCATGATTGTCTTAAAAGGCGCCCATTCGCTCATAGGATATCCTGATGAAAGGGTTTTTATCAACTTGAGCGGGAACTCCGGGATGGCAACAGCAGGGTCGGGCGATGTCCTGACGGGGGCAATTGCCGCAATGTTCGGTCTGGGGCTATCTGTGGAAGATGCCGTCAGAAAGGGGGTTTTCGTTCATGGATTTTCAGGGGATTTGGCAGCTCGGGACAAAGGTGAAGATGGGATAACAGCCCAAGACATTCTCGATTATCTGCCGCTTGCGGTTAAGATGGATCGAGAAGGCCTTGATGACACTTTTAGAGACCGCTATTCAGGAGCGCGGATCATATGA
- a CDS encoding PilT/PilU family type 4a pilus ATPase, whose amino-acid sequence MRKHEIDHIITRMLDSHSNVSDLNITVGKPFQVESEGLLCPVDLEAPFKELTPFQAEVFALNILNRDRRLTETLLKQGSCDLSYQLPGKARFRVDIFSQKSNYSTVLRKLEAKIPTCKELGLPKAFFKMAEEKNGLILATGATGMGKTTSLAALLNEINEKKSVHIVTLEDPIEYEHPHKKATFNQREMGTNFDTFANGLRAALRQAPKVIMVGEMRDRESVEIGLNAAETGHLVLTTLHTVDAGQTINRMLGMFKTEEENQIRIRLADSLRWIISQRLLPKMGGGRVAAFEVMGTNLRVKEAILHGESEGKTFYEMIEVGEPFGMITFDKSIIGLYEKGLITEETAMGYASRKPVVGRGIDAVKSTRGEKTTDIEDLEVDMDYRPGRGARV is encoded by the coding sequence ATGAGGAAACACGAAATAGATCACATTATCACCAGAATGCTTGATTCTCACAGTAATGTGTCGGATCTGAACATAACCGTGGGAAAACCATTTCAGGTGGAAAGTGAAGGCTTGCTTTGTCCTGTGGATTTGGAGGCCCCTTTCAAGGAGCTGACCCCTTTCCAGGCAGAAGTATTTGCCCTGAACATTTTGAACCGGGATCGGCGTTTAACTGAAACCCTTCTGAAACAGGGCTCCTGTGACCTGTCATACCAACTTCCCGGCAAGGCACGCTTCAGGGTCGATATCTTTTCTCAGAAAAGCAATTATTCCACCGTGTTGAGAAAACTAGAGGCCAAGATTCCGACGTGCAAGGAACTCGGCCTTCCCAAGGCTTTTTTCAAGATGGCCGAAGAAAAGAACGGTCTTATACTGGCGACAGGGGCCACTGGGATGGGCAAGACGACTTCGCTTGCAGCCTTGCTAAATGAAATCAACGAAAAGAAGTCGGTTCACATAGTGACATTGGAGGATCCCATCGAATATGAACACCCCCACAAAAAGGCCACCTTCAACCAACGGGAGATGGGCACCAACTTTGACACTTTTGCCAATGGACTCCGCGCCGCTCTCCGCCAGGCCCCCAAGGTGATCATGGTGGGTGAGATGCGTGACCGGGAAAGCGTGGAGATTGGGTTGAACGCAGCCGAGACCGGCCATCTGGTCCTGACGACCCTTCACACAGTGGATGCAGGTCAGACTATAAACCGTATGCTCGGTATGTTCAAAACAGAAGAGGAGAATCAAATCCGTATCCGATTGGCTGATAGCCTGCGCTGGATCATTTCGCAGAGGCTGCTTCCCAAGATGGGCGGTGGCCGCGTGGCTGCCTTTGAGGTCATGGGGACAAACCTCAGGGTAAAGGAGGCCATCCTGCACGGCGAGTCAGAAGGGAAGACCTTCTATGAGATGATAGAGGTTGGCGAGCCCTTTGGGATGATCACCTTTGACAAATCCATTATCGGACTTTACGAAAAGGGGCTTATAACTGAGGAGACAGCCATGGGTTACGCATCCCGTAAACCAGTAGTGGGGCGGGGAATCGACGCTGTTAAGAGTACGCGAGGGGAGAAAACCACGGATATCGAGGACCTGGAAGTCGATATGGATTACCGTCCCGGACGTGGAGCAAGGGTCTGA
- a CDS encoding type IV pilus twitching motility protein PilT, giving the protein MAKIDAFFKLMHEQGASDLHVVAGQPPMLRIVGDMERVKYSVLDNDELRAMLYEIAPEDKIKVFEETGDMDFGYQISGLARYRANFFMQRNGVGAVFREIPDEIMTAEQLGLPAVVSKLASLPRGLVLVTGPTGSGKSTTLAAIIDQANRARKGHIITIEDPIEFVHDSQGCIVNQREVAIHTKSFSAALRGALREDPDIILVGEMRDLETISLAVEAASTGHLVFATLHTTSAVSTVARIVEVFPANQQDQIRSTLADGLRAVLAQVLFKRIDKKGRCVALEILLATPAVRNLVRERKTHQIPSMIQTGKKYGMQLLDDAIMDLYKRGWISADEAYAKANDKKQFRPLLKAPPSDFTEA; this is encoded by the coding sequence ATGGCGAAAATCGATGCATTTTTCAAATTGATGCATGAGCAAGGGGCCTCTGACCTCCACGTGGTTGCAGGTCAACCTCCAATGCTTCGAATCGTCGGTGATATGGAGCGAGTGAAGTATTCCGTTCTCGACAACGATGAACTCAGGGCCATGCTCTATGAAATCGCCCCCGAAGACAAGATTAAAGTCTTTGAAGAGACCGGGGATATGGATTTTGGCTACCAGATTTCCGGCCTTGCGCGCTACAGGGCGAATTTCTTTATGCAGAGAAACGGCGTCGGGGCAGTATTCCGCGAAATACCCGACGAGATCATGACTGCGGAACAGCTCGGGTTGCCCGCTGTGGTATCGAAGCTTGCATCCCTTCCCCGTGGTTTGGTGCTGGTCACGGGCCCGACCGGAAGCGGTAAGTCAACAACCCTGGCAGCCATTATTGACCAGGCGAATAGGGCTCGAAAGGGTCACATAATTACCATTGAAGACCCCATTGAATTCGTGCACGACAGTCAAGGGTGTATCGTAAACCAGCGGGAAGTGGCCATACACACCAAGTCTTTTTCGGCGGCCCTTCGAGGGGCCCTTCGTGAAGATCCGGACATTATCCTCGTGGGTGAGATGAGAGATCTTGAGACGATCTCTCTTGCTGTTGAGGCCGCCTCCACCGGCCATCTTGTCTTCGCTACCTTGCACACGACCAGCGCCGTGAGCACTGTAGCCCGAATAGTTGAGGTCTTTCCTGCCAACCAGCAGGATCAAATCCGGTCGACTCTGGCAGATGGGTTGCGGGCCGTGCTGGCCCAGGTCCTATTCAAGCGCATTGATAAGAAGGGACGGTGCGTGGCCCTGGAAATCCTGCTCGCCACCCCTGCGGTGCGCAACCTTGTGCGAGAACGTAAGACACATCAAATTCCCTCTATGATACAAACCGGGAAAAAATACGGCATGCAACTCTTGGATGATGCCATTATGGACCTTTATAAGAGGGGATGGATCAGCGCTGATGAGGCCTATGCCAAAGCCAATGACAAGAAGCAATTCCGCCCCCTGCTAAAGGCTCCCCCATCGGATTTTACCGAAGCCTAA
- a CDS encoding zinc-ribbon domain-containing protein, whose translation MEIICQSCKAKFRISDEKLPPGRMVSIKCPKCESQMEIDTRSDAVRTRQTSSLEAMMNEVDSGDYDAIERPFDYIEEGMETALVCEHDLEAKQKLRTVLERLNYHVVEAASARNALKYMRFHTYDLVVLNITFDAAGTKSNHVLQYLAHIPISVRRNMFVVLLGKGFRTMDNMSAFNKSVNLIVSSQDIDDVENILKGALREHEAFYEVFKESLKKSGRV comes from the coding sequence ATGGAAATCATTTGTCAGAGTTGCAAGGCGAAATTCAGGATTTCAGATGAAAAGCTGCCTCCAGGACGCATGGTTTCCATTAAGTGCCCAAAATGTGAGAGCCAGATGGAGATTGATACCCGGTCCGATGCGGTGAGGACTAGGCAAACGAGCAGCCTGGAAGCCATGATGAATGAGGTGGATTCCGGGGACTATGATGCCATTGAAAGGCCCTTTGATTATATTGAAGAGGGGATGGAGACTGCCCTGGTTTGCGAGCACGACCTGGAAGCAAAACAGAAGTTGCGCACAGTCCTGGAGCGCTTGAACTACCACGTGGTAGAAGCAGCATCAGCTCGGAATGCATTGAAATACATGCGGTTTCATACATATGATCTGGTCGTTCTAAATATAACTTTTGATGCTGCCGGCACGAAATCGAACCATGTGCTTCAATATTTGGCACATATTCCAATAAGCGTGCGTCGGAACATGTTCGTTGTCCTTCTTGGCAAAGGTTTCAGAACCATGGACAATATGTCGGCCTTCAACAAAAGTGTAAACCTCATAGTAAGCTCGCAAGACATAGATGACGTAGAGAACATCCTCAAAGGGGCCCTCCGAGAGCATGAAGCATTCTACGAGGTCTTCAAGGAATCCCTCAAGAAATCGGGTCGTGTGTGA
- a CDS encoding FAD-dependent oxidoreductase yields the protein MVAGLATADSMTNPDQMFANAGINLIKARATQVDTNKKMVTLSDGREIPYDKMLLAVGASQVVPVIEGRDLHGVFTLRAVPDAEKIRGFLEDRKVKKLVFIGAGFISLEMATLLSASRPDYYDITLIGRRAHALPFMLDTELAVRLEEYLVEKGLEMKMAHEVMKILGQDGSVSGVELATGERVDADMVVVSVGARANLELAKDIGLEIGRFGIKVNRFLETSNPDILAAGDCVDKEHFVTKKAAPGQLRGPAVIQGRLAAKRLAGYGIEFPGVLNASAVKLFDKTVAATGLTEAQAQDVEGLETVSATVDSRSKHGMIQGTKPWTVKLVFQKDTQRLIGGQILSDSQAPAKEIDTLSALIFGGKTITDLTTFMCAGHPDCSSEPSLEPIAIAAEQCLQKL from the coding sequence GTGGTGGCCGGTCTGGCCACGGCAGATTCTATGACAAACCCCGACCAGATGTTTGCCAATGCGGGGATCAACCTGATCAAAGCCCGGGCAACCCAGGTGGATACGAATAAAAAGATGGTGACACTATCGGATGGTCGTGAGATCCCCTATGACAAAATGCTCCTGGCAGTAGGGGCAAGCCAGGTGGTGCCTGTGATTGAAGGACGTGATCTCCACGGAGTATTTACCCTCAGGGCGGTACCGGACGCAGAAAAGATAAGGGGTTTCCTGGAAGATAGAAAGGTCAAGAAACTGGTATTCATAGGAGCGGGTTTTATCAGTCTTGAGATGGCTACGCTTCTTTCAGCCTCCAGGCCGGACTATTATGACATAACGCTGATTGGACGTCGGGCCCACGCCTTGCCGTTCATGTTGGACACCGAGCTGGCGGTTAGGCTAGAAGAATATCTTGTTGAAAAAGGCCTTGAAATGAAAATGGCCCACGAGGTGATGAAGATCCTGGGCCAAGACGGCAGCGTTTCAGGGGTGGAGCTTGCCACCGGCGAAAGGGTTGACGCGGACATGGTCGTAGTCTCCGTAGGCGCCAGGGCAAATCTGGAATTGGCAAAGGATATCGGACTGGAAATAGGCAGATTTGGCATCAAGGTAAACAGGTTCTTGGAGACCTCAAATCCTGATATCCTTGCAGCAGGAGATTGTGTGGACAAGGAACACTTTGTCACAAAGAAAGCGGCTCCGGGCCAACTCCGTGGGCCTGCTGTCATACAGGGACGCCTTGCGGCCAAGAGACTGGCCGGATATGGGATCGAATTTCCGGGCGTGTTAAACGCCTCGGCGGTGAAGCTATTCGACAAGACCGTTGCAGCAACGGGCCTGACTGAAGCACAGGCACAGGATGTTGAGGGGCTTGAGACCGTCAGTGCCACCGTCGATTCGAGGAGCAAGCACGGTATGATCCAAGGGACCAAGCCCTGGACCGTCAAGCTTGTTTTTCAGAAGGACACCCAAAGGTTGATCGGCGGACAAATCCTAAGCGACAGCCAAGCTCCCGCAAAGGAAATCGATACGCTAAGTGCCCTGATTTTCGGTGGAAAGACGATTACTGATTTGACGACATTCATGTGTGCAGGCCACCCAGATTGTTCCTCTGAGCCGAGCCTTGAACCGATTGCGATTGCTGCTGAGCAGTGCCTACAGAAATTATAA